One genomic region from Myripristis murdjan chromosome 7, fMyrMur1.1, whole genome shotgun sequence encodes:
- the hsd17b10 gene encoding 3-hydroxyacyl-CoA dehydrogenase type-2 gives MANIRSVKGMVGLVTGGASGLGRATVERLVQNGASAVILDLPSSEGAALASSLGDRCAFAPADVTSEADVRSAVSLAREKFGKLDLAVNCAGIAVAVKTYNFKKDLPHSLEDFQRVITVNIAGTFNVIRLAVGEMGKNEPDADGHRGCIINTASVAAFDGQVGQAAYSASKGGIVGMTLPIARDLAPMGIRVVTIAPGLFSTPLLAGLPEKVRSFLARQVPFPSRLGDPAEFAHMVTSLAENPMINGEVIRLDGAIRMQP, from the exons ATGGCGAACATTCGGAGTGTCAAg GGCATGGTGGGCCTGGTGACAGGCGGTGCGTCTGGTTTGGGCCGGGCCACTGTGGAGCGTCTGGTGCAGAATGGAGCGTCTGCTGTGATCCTGGACCTCCCCTCCTCTGAGGGAGCGGCTCTGGCCAGCAGCCTGGGTGACCGCTGTGCCTTTGCACCCGCAGAT GTGACATCAGAGGCAGATGTGCGGTCAGCGGTTTCTCTGGCCAGAGAGAAGTTTGGGAAGCTGGACCTGGCTGTGAACTGCGCCGGCATCGCTGTGGCTGTCAAGACCTACAACTTTAAGAAGGACCTCCCTCACAGCCTGGAGGACTTCCAGCGTGTTATCACT GTGAACATTGCAGGAACCTTTAATGTGATCCGCCTGGCTGTGGGTGAGATGGGGAAGAACGAGCCGGATGCAGACGGACACAGAGGCTGCATCATCAACACTGCCAGCGTGGCGGCCTTCGATggacag GTGGGCCAAGCTGCTTATTCAGCCTCCAAAGGCGGCATCGTTGGAATGACCCTCCCCATCGCCAGAGATCTGGCACCCATGGGCATCAGAGTCGTCACCATAGCACCTG GTCTGTTTTCCACTCCTCTGCTGGCCGGGCTTCCAGAGAAGGTGCGCTCCTTCCTCGCTCGCCAGGTGCCCTTCCCGTCGCGTCTGGGAGACCCTGCCGAGTTCGCCCACATGGTGACATCACTGGCCGAGAACCCCATGATCAACGGAGAGGTCATCAGACTGGACGGAGCCATCCGCATGCAGCCCTGA